One genomic window of Mercenaria mercenaria strain notata chromosome 2, MADL_Memer_1, whole genome shotgun sequence includes the following:
- the LOC123563966 gene encoding ER lumen protein-retaining receptor 2 isoform X2: MRSVAGISGKSQILFALVFTTRYLDLFTSFISVYNTTMKVFFIASSYVTVYFIYQHFKATYDSNHDTFRVEFLVVPVGGLAFLVNHEFTPLEILWTFSIYLESVAILPQLFMVSKTGEAETITSHYLFALGSYRALYLLNWIYRYYFEGFFDLIAVVAGCVQTILYCDFFYLYITKVLKGKKISLPA; the protein is encoded by the exons ATGCGTTCAGTAGCAG GTATATCTGGAAAGAGTCAGATACTGTTTGCTCTTGTATTCACCACAAGATACCTTGACTTATTTACATCTTTCATCTCAGTTTACAATACCACTATGAAAGTTTTCTTCATTGCCTCATCGTATGTGACTGTATACTTTATCTACCAACACTTCAAGGCTACATATGACTCAAATCACGACACTTTCCGAGTGGAATTCCTTGTTGTGCCAGTAGGAGGACTTGCCTTTCTTGTTAATCATGAATTTACACCACTCGAG ATTCTATGGACCTTTTCGATCTACCTCGAGTCTGTTGCCATTTTACCACAGTTGTTTATGGTAAGCAAGACTGGTGAGGCAGAGACTATCACAAGCCACTACTTGTTTGCCCTAGGCTCATATCGAGCTCTCTATCTGCTGAACTGGATCTACAGATACTACTTCGAGGGATTCTTTGATCTTATTGCAGTTGTAGCAGGATGTGTACAAACAATACTCTATTGCGATTTCTTCTATTTGTACATAACTAAAG tgCTGAAAGGCAAGAAGATCAGTTTACCAGCTTAG
- the LOC123563966 gene encoding ER lumen protein-retaining receptor 2 isoform X1 has translation MRSVAGISGKSQILFALVFTTRYLDLFTSFISVYNTTMKVFFIASSYVTVYFIYQHFKATYDSNHDTFRVEFLVVPVGGLAFLVNHEFTPLEILWTFSIYLESVAILPQLFMVSKTGEAETITSHYLFALGSYRALYLLNWIYRYYFEGFFDLIAVVAGCVQTILYCDFFYLYITKVANPVAAIEELVHV, from the exons ATGCGTTCAGTAGCAG GTATATCTGGAAAGAGTCAGATACTGTTTGCTCTTGTATTCACCACAAGATACCTTGACTTATTTACATCTTTCATCTCAGTTTACAATACCACTATGAAAGTTTTCTTCATTGCCTCATCGTATGTGACTGTATACTTTATCTACCAACACTTCAAGGCTACATATGACTCAAATCACGACACTTTCCGAGTGGAATTCCTTGTTGTGCCAGTAGGAGGACTTGCCTTTCTTGTTAATCATGAATTTACACCACTCGAG ATTCTATGGACCTTTTCGATCTACCTCGAGTCTGTTGCCATTTTACCACAGTTGTTTATGGTAAGCAAGACTGGTGAGGCAGAGACTATCACAAGCCACTACTTGTTTGCCCTAGGCTCATATCGAGCTCTCTATCTGCTGAACTGGATCTACAGATACTACTTCGAGGGATTCTTTGATCTTATTGCAGTTGTAGCAGGATGTGTACAAACAATACTCTATTGCGATTTCTTCTATTTGTACATAACTAAAG TGGCAAATCCAGTTGCAGCTATTGAAGAACTTGTACATGTATAG